A DNA window from Drosophila biarmipes strain raj3 chromosome 2R, RU_DBia_V1.1, whole genome shotgun sequence contains the following coding sequences:
- the LOC108036565 gene encoding mitotic spindle assembly checkpoint protein MAD1 has translation MDDIRSSMDNMLARFNDDITHSAPKKLLFNRLSASFSDNLVPTPKKRRMGQESPNRSLNDSSASLNSSSTDPFGSWQSSKLRTDLIETKAIVIQLRNEIEQKTREHRQAMMLAENKSFALKEQCDTTSKKYLDLQRDFEMMRKRELALKDEASQATTKLAQLELKYDEAMTKLQREKYVQVEDARDVQLCISNELSEYRRMAQRADLELQSTRNELERLRRRHEELKARFSGYDEMRGDYEKQTQSLKVANDRIRELEFEIQSYSDWKEVTKASQERLASIPDLMAEVERLRSHNKHLNTLIGDKLLLEEQVHDYKTRLDREEGARAEAASLQVKLTHVEQELKEWVKVAQDHCLANTLVSPMALRSRIEQLLKEDIINVAEKTSSASDTKHLQTSVRDLEQKCAIYLKNIEDLNIGLKRHKNFKERLQRKLITVSKERDFYKQLVENFDKDMTMSNASVADMTQDMQVRYRVEVLERTVTGYKDMCATLEREIQAMRQQEQLAEPAGEGYDSVKKELDTLRLENERLRRRKEELELEMMHRCLRGDFNMKDFKVVHLSENPAAEAYESSKNMMEKLQAEIERLKRRNKKLEDDETQRLNETTSTGGMTMNFKELNQLRAELESANGKMRKMKDCFKAAREEFRDVCYMLLGYRIDRIGANSNYRISSMFAEGPDDYLDISLNESNCLALLESPYSHTFNPPIDQQLAATNFPAFFSTLTLELFQRSTVT, from the exons ATGGACGACATAAGGAGCAGCATGGATAATATGTTGGCCCGCTTCAACGACGACATCACCCACTCGGCGCCCAAGAAGCTGCTCTTCAACCGGCTTTCCGCCTCTTTCAGCGACAACTTAGTGCCCA CCCCCAAGAAGCGCCGCATGGGGCAGGAGTCGCCGAATCGCAGCCTGAACGACAGTTCCGCCTCCCTGAACAGCTCCTCCACCGATCCCTTCGGCTCCTGGCAGAGCAGCAAACTGCGCACCGATCTGATCGAAACCAAGGCCATTGTCATCCAGTTGCGCAACGAGATCGAGCAGAAGACCCGGGAGCACCGGCAGGCCATGATGCTGGCGGAGAACAAAAGCTTCGCCTTGAAGGAGCAGTGCGACACCACCAGCAAGAAGTACTTGGACCTCCAGAGGGACTTCGAGATGATGCGGAAACGGGAGCTGGCCCTCAAGGATGAGGCCAGTCAAGCCACCACGAAGTTGGCCCAGCTCGAGCTCAAGTACGACGAGGCCATGACCAAGCTGCAGAGGGAGAAGTACGTGCAGGTGGAGGATGCCCGCGATGTCCAGCTGTGCATCAGCAATGAGCTGAGCGAGTATCGCCGCATGGCCCAGCGGGCCGACCTCGAGCTACAGTCCACGCGCAATGAACTGGAGCGACTGCGCCGACGCCACGAGGAGCTGAAGGCCAGGTTCTCCGGCTACGATGAGATGCGCGGCGACTATGAGAAGCAGACGCAGAGCCTGAAGGTGGCCAACGATCGCATCCGGGAGCTGGAGTTCGAGATTCAGTCGTACAGCGACTGGAAGGAGGTGACCAAGGCCTCGCAGGAGCGCTTGGCCAGCATTCCGGATCTGATGGCCGAGGTGGAGCGCCTGCGTAGCCACAACAAGCACTTGAACACTCTGATTGGCGACAAGTTGCTGCTGGAGGAACAGGTGCACGACTACAAGACGCGACTGGACCGGGAGGAGGGTGCTCGGGCGGAGGCCGCATCCCTGCAGGTGAAGCTCACGCATGTGGAGCAGGAACTCAAGGAGTGGGTCAAGGTGGCTCAGGATCACTGCCTGGCCAACACCCTGGTCAGCCCGATGGCCCTGCGCTCGCGCATAGAGCAGCTGCTGAAGGAGGACATCATCAATGTGGCGGAGAAGACCTCCTCCGCCTCGGACACCAAACATTTGCAG ACTTCAGTGCGGGATCTGGAGCAGAAGTGCGCCATCTACTTGAAGAACATCGAGGATCTGAACATCGGACTGAAACGCCACAAGAACTTCAAGGAGCGGCTGCAGCGCAAGCTGATAACCGTGTCCAAGGAGCGCGACTTCTACAAGCAGCTGGTTGAGAACTTCGACAAGGACATGACCATGAGCAATGCCAGTGTGGCGGACATGACGCAGGACATGCAGGTGCGGTACCGCGTGGAGGTGCTCGAGAGGACTGTGACCGGCTACAAGGACATGTGCGCCACCTTGGAGCGCGAGATTCAGGCCATGCgccagcaggagcagctggcCGAACCAGCTGGTGAGGGCTACGATAGCGTGAAAAAGGAACTGGACACGCTGCGACTGGAGAACGAACGCTTGCGCCGCCGcaaggaggagctggagctggagatgATGCACCGCTGCCTGCGCGGCGACTTCAACATGAAGGACTTCAAGGTGGTGCATCTCAGCGAGAATCCCGCTGCCGAGGCCTACGAGTCCAGCAAGAACATGATGGAAAAGCTGCAGGCGGAGATTGAGCGTCTGAAGAGGCGCAACAAGAAGCTGGAGGACGACGAGACGCAGCGCTTGAACGAGACCACCAGCACGGGCGGCATGACCATGAACTTCAAGGAGCTTAACCAGCTGCGCGCGGAATTGGAATCGGCCAATGGCAAGATGCGCAAGATGAAGGATTGCTTCAAGGCGGCCCGCGAGGAGTTCCGCGATGTGTGCTACATGCTACTGGGCTACAGGATCGACCGCATTGGCGCCAACAGCAACTACCG CATTTCCAGCATGTTTGCCGAGGGTCCGGACGACTATCTGGACATCAGCCTCAATGAGTCCAACTGTTTGGCATTGCTGGAGTCGCCCTACTCACATACATTCAATCCGCCCATCGATCAGCAGCTGGCCGCCACTAACTTCCCCGCATTCTTCTCCACTCTCACGCTGGAACTGTTCCAAAGGTCCACCGTGACCTAG
- the LOC108036567 gene encoding conserved oligomeric Golgi complex subunit 6, which produces MFFNVLVLKMISTKEKPEELDRIQKRVNKILEARLESDKDTLDALSGLSTFFTENTLQNRRNLRSQIEHRSVGINENFLKAFREVKLSLDAVCEDLDTMATSVETMKSDLETSKALTKDLIEQTNTMQRERDRLEVHQQIAQAFLARFQLSAAEHQLLYGAAKDAPIVADFFRVLDRVQSIHADCRLLMQCGYQTAALDIMEEMTLHQEGALERLYRWTQNHCRSLENNEIGPLIVEAMSRLQDRPVLFKYVIDEYAIARRAVLVRQFIEALTEGGPGGNPKPIELHAHDPKRYIGDMFAWLHQSIPTEKENLSLLFKKCDKQDISDQLQNALGYVADGVCHPLKVRVETILQAEKDTIVLFTISNLLRFYQQIMRQVVQGGSLEECLVELQKSSEQIYLGALAAQVRSVLQRPSGGSGLALEPPQRDLIPPPSVARLLNMLKEILSVATMVDGRQADITKIVSCVIDPLLQSVQESAAHLPTVDMGVYLLNCLHHMQSSLAVYEYMDERVERLQAQSDAQLDTLTSEQASSLVANLNLGPIYAILQSNQSKIETNLLKIFMSKMDAFLELPDVLLLPQVQLIMSSSHRAAVQKRSFNVIVAIYKQIYERVHDPANGFEQPEQLLHRTPEQVAHILTST; this is translated from the exons TGATCTCGACGAAGGAAAAACCGGAGGAGCTGGACAGGATCCAGAAAAGGGTCAACAAGATCCTGGAGGCGCGCCTGGAATCTGACAAG GACACCTTGGACGCCCTGAGTGGCCTGTCCACCTTCTTCACGGAGAACACCCTGCAGAACCGCAGGAACCTGCGCAGCCAGATCGAGCACCGCTCCGTGGGCATCAACGAGAACTTCCTGAAGGCCTTCCGCGAGGTGAAGCTCTCCCTGGACGCCGTCTGCGAAGATCTGGACACCATGGCCACGTCAGTGGAGACCATGAAATCGGACCTGGAGACCTCGAAGGCGCTCACCAAAGATCTGATAGAGCAGACAAACACCATGCAGCGGGAAAGGGATCGCTTGGAGGTCCATCAGCAGATTGCCCAGGCCTTTTTAGCCCGCTTTCAGTTGAGCGCTGCGGAGCACCAGTTGCTCTACGGCGCCGCCAAGGACGCACCCATTGTGGCGGACTTTTTCCGTGTTCTAGATCGGGTCCAGAGCATCCACGCCGACTGCCGACTGCTGATGCAGTGTGGCTACCAAACAGCCGCCCTGGACATCATGGAGGAGATGACGTTGCATCAGGAGGGCGCTCTGGAGCGACTCTACCGCTGGACCCAGAACCACTGTCGCAGCTTGGAGAACAACGAGATCGGTCCCCTGATTGTGGAAGCCATGAGCCGGCTGCAGGACCGTCCAGTGCTCTTCAA ATACGTTATTGACGAGTATGCCATTGCGAGAAGGGCTGTCCTAGTGCGCCAGTTCATCGAGGCCCTCACCGAAGGCGGACCCGGTGGTAATCCCAAGCCCATTGAGCTGCATGCCCATGATCCCAAGCGTTACATTGGCGATATGTTTGCCTGGCTGCACCAAAGCATTCCCACGGAGAAGGAGAACCTGTCGTTGCTGTTCAAAAAGTGCGATAAGCAGG ATATTTCCGACCAGCTACAAAACGCCTTGGGCTACGTAGCCGATGGTGTGTGCCATCCTCTCAAGGTGCGCGTGGAGACTATATTGCAGGCGGAGAAGGACACCATCGTGCTGTTTACCATTTCCAATCTGCTGCGCTTCTACCAGCAGATAATGCGCCAGGTGGTGCAGGGCGGCAGTCTGGAGGAGTGTCTGGTGGAGCTTCAGAAGAGCAGCGAGCAGATTTACCTGGGAGCCCTGGCCGCCCAGGTGAGAAGCGTTCTGCAGCGACCCTCTGGAGGATCGGGTCTGGCCCTGGAACCGCCTCAAAGGGACCTCATACCGCCGCCAAGTGTGGCCCGCTTGCTAAACATGCTCAAGGAGATCCTTTCGGTGGCCACCATGGTCGATGGCCGGCAGGCGGACATCACCAAGATCGTGAGCTGCGTGATAGACCCCCTGCTGCAGTCCGTGCAGGAGAGTGCCGCCCATCTGCCCACCGTGGACATGGGCGTCTACCTTCTAAACTGTCTTCATCACATGCAGAGCTCGCTGGCTGTCTACGAGTACATGGATGAGCGCGTGGAGCGACTGCAGGCTCAGTCGGACGCCCAACTGGACACCCTAACCTCCGAGCAGGCCTCATCGCTGGTGGCCAACCTGAATCTGGGTCCCATCTACGCCATCCTGCAGAGCAACCAGTCGAAAATAGAGACGAATCTGCTGAAGATCTTCATGTCCAAGATGGACGCCTTTCTGGAACTGCCCGATGTGCTGCTCCTGCCGCAGGTGCAGCTCATCATGTCCAGCAGCCATCGGGCGGCAGTTCAAAAGCGCTCCTTCAACGTGATTGTGGCCATCTACAAGCAGATCTACGAGCGCGTCCATGATCCGGCCAACGGCTTCGAGCAGCCGGAGCAGCTGCTGCACAGGACGCCCGAGCAGGTGGCCCACATCCTGACCTCCACCTAG